The Castanea sativa cultivar Marrone di Chiusa Pesio chromosome 11, ASM4071231v1 genome contains a region encoding:
- the LOC142616518 gene encoding uncharacterized protein LOC142616518, translating into MEVFNRMLRRVEGVGLIRGFKAEGKRGGRECVSHLLFADDTILFCNADVEQIFRIWLLLLCFQAVIGLKVNVQKSEMVPIGEVDDVHTLAEILGCLVGTLHMSYLGMPLGASHNSPSIWNPILEKIECKLAGWKKLYLFKGHRLTLLKSWIGLGNRVRFWQDGWYGDQPFQVAFLRLYGIAIDREASEMDEWLNFLHIFRANILSMDVGDPLRWKLKPNGDFDIRSYYNNLRDSPSVVFPWKGIWRVMPFKGVHDTQRLVTHAFMSHKVGRRSQHLGLHKAICVLLGWNTIVPHDPITWSLEVLPNAEALAQQEDLVLWPPLIVIHNISMSDSNPQKWKIVKVEEVKAFLRVFELVIIFSLPVVRDRQNWVPVTKESDLD; encoded by the exons ATGGAGGTTTTCAATAGGATGTTGAGAAGAGTGGAGGGAGTTGGCTTAATCCGTGGTTTTAAAGCTGAGGGTAAGAGGGGTGGTAGGGAATGTGTTTCACATCTAttgtttgcagatgatactATTCTTTTTTGTAATGCAGATGTGGAGCAAATTTTTCGCATTTGGCTGTTGTTACTTTGTTTTCAGGCTGTGATAGGTTTGAAGGTTAATGTACAGAAGAGTGAAATGGTTCCAATAGGGGAGGTAGATGATGTGCACACCTTAGCTGAAATTTTGGGTTGTTTAGTTGGAACTTTACACATGTCTTATCTTGGCATGCCATTGGGGGCTTCACATAACTCTccttcaatttggaatcctatcttgGAAAAAATTGAGTGCAAGTTGGCCgggtggaagaagttgtatttgTTTAAGGGGCATAGATTGACGTTACTTAAGA GTTGGATTGGGTTAGGGAATAGAGTGAGattttggcaggatgggtggtatgGAGATCAACCTTTCCAAGTGGCTTTCCTTAGGCTGTATGGTATTGCTATTGACAGGGAGGCCTCT GAGATGGATGAATGGCTGAATTTTCTTCATATCTTCAGAGCCAATATTCTTTCAATGGATGTTGGAGACCCATTGAGATGGAAGTTGAAGCCTAATGGGGATTTTGACATCCGGTCATATTATAACAATTTGCGGGATTCTCCCTCAGttgtctttccttggaaaggtatATGGAGAGTTATG CCATTCAAAGGAGTTCATGATACTCAACGCTTGGTAACACATGCCTTCATGTCTCACAAGGTTGGGCGAAGATCACAGCACTTGGGTCTTCACAAAGCAATATGTGTTTTGTTAGGATGGAATACTATTGTCCCACATGACCCAATAACATGGTCTCTTGAGGTCTTGCCAAATGCAGAAGCCTTGGCTCAGCAAGAGGATTTGGTACTCTGGCCTCCTCTCATTGTCATCCACAACATTTCTATGTCAGACAGTAATCCGCAAAAATGGAAGATTGTTAAAGTTGAAGAGGTTAAGGCTTTTCTAAGAG TATTTGAATTAGTCATAATATTCAGCTTGCCTGTTGTGAGAGACCGCCAAAATTGg GTCCCTGTGACCAAAGAATCTGATCTTGACTGA